One genomic window of Coleofasciculus sp. FACHB-1120 includes the following:
- a CDS encoding bifunctional 4-hydroxy-2-oxoglutarate aldolase/2-dehydro-3-deoxy-phosphogluconate aldolase, giving the protein MYNQSWFKQVQKHRAIAVIRAPQMELGRQMAHAVASGGMQLIEITWNSDNPAELIADLRAELPACTIGTGTVLNRAQLKDAIAAGAQFVFTPHVDPILIQTATDSGVPMVPGALSPTEIVTAWQAGASCVKVFPVQAVGGASYIKSLQGPLGHIPLIPTGGVTVENAKAFLAAGAIAVGLSGSLFPQNWEAIASSSGCDAIAKRAQTLMQLVNDSTS; this is encoded by the coding sequence ATGTATAATCAGTCGTGGTTCAAGCAGGTGCAAAAGCACCGTGCGATCGCAGTCATTCGCGCACCGCAGATGGAGCTGGGTCGCCAAATGGCTCATGCGGTTGCGTCTGGGGGAATGCAGTTGATTGAAATTACCTGGAATAGCGACAACCCAGCAGAATTGATTGCTGATTTGCGTGCAGAATTACCCGCGTGTACGATTGGCACGGGTACTGTATTAAATCGGGCACAGCTTAAAGACGCGATCGCTGCCGGTGCCCAATTCGTCTTTACTCCCCACGTTGACCCAATCTTGATTCAGACAGCAACGGATAGCGGCGTGCCGATGGTTCCGGGGGCGCTGTCTCCAACGGAAATTGTCACGGCGTGGCAAGCAGGTGCCAGTTGTGTCAAAGTCTTCCCCGTCCAAGCGGTAGGCGGTGCTAGCTACATCAAAAGTCTGCAAGGGCCATTAGGACATATTCCCTTAATTCCGACTGGGGGGGTGACGGTAGAAAATGCTAAAGCCTTTCTAGCGGCTGGAGCGATCGCGGTCGGGCTTTCTGGCAGTTTATTTCCCCAAAACTGGGAAGCCATTGCGTCGTCCTCTGGATGCGATGCGATCGCAAAACGCGCTCAAACTCTGATGCAATTGGTGAATGACTCCACCAGCTGA
- a CDS encoding L,D-transpeptidase — MKSIISATLLRRPVALFAGAMVALTALDAAIAPAIAQTKQPIVAAKMQELQQSEQRWIQIDLSKQRLVAWEGGKPVYAVVVSTGKRSTPTRTGTFAIKSKHRSARMRGADYDVPNVPYTMYYHGGYAIHGAYWHRRFGTPVSHGCINVAVNHSKWLFNWAAVGTPVVVHK; from the coding sequence ATGAAAAGCATCATTTCTGCTACTTTGCTGCGTCGCCCAGTTGCATTATTTGCTGGGGCGATGGTGGCGCTTACGGCTTTGGATGCTGCGATCGCACCTGCGATTGCTCAAACAAAGCAGCCAATTGTGGCTGCAAAAATGCAGGAGTTGCAACAATCTGAGCAACGCTGGATTCAGATTGACCTGTCCAAGCAACGACTGGTTGCCTGGGAAGGTGGAAAACCCGTCTATGCAGTGGTTGTTTCCACCGGCAAACGTTCAACTCCGACTCGCACGGGCACGTTTGCGATTAAGTCGAAACATCGGTCTGCCAGGATGCGCGGAGCTGATTATGATGTTCCGAATGTTCCTTACACGATGTATTACCACGGTGGTTATGCCATCCACGGTGCTTATTGGCATCGCCGCTTTGGGACTCCCGTTAGCCACGGTTGCATCAATGTAGCGGTTAATCATTCTAAATGGCTATTTAACTGGGCTGCGGTGGGGACGCCCGTCGTTGTCCATAAATAA
- a CDS encoding L,D-transpeptidase, giving the protein MASNRVRRSRIASNRVRRTRVASKSLRARRSQRRWIEVNLSKQRLIAWEGGRRVYSVRISSGKRSTPTRVGTFRIQSKHRTARMRGRDYNVPNVPYTMYYSGGYAIHGAYWHNRFGTPVSHGCVNLPVAQARKLYSFASHGTKVVVRR; this is encoded by the coding sequence ATCGCCAGTAACAGGGTTCGCCGCAGCAGAATCGCCAGCAACAGGGTTCGTCGCACCAGAGTCGCCAGTAAAAGTCTTCGCGCTCGGCGATCGCAACGGCGCTGGATTGAAGTAAACCTTTCAAAGCAACGGTTAATTGCCTGGGAAGGTGGAAGACGGGTTTATTCTGTCCGAATTTCCAGTGGTAAGCGCTCTACCCCCACTCGCGTCGGGACTTTCAGAATTCAATCAAAGCACCGCACGGCTCGGATGCGAGGCAGGGACTACAACGTTCCCAATGTGCCCTACACGATGTACTACTCCGGCGGCTATGCCATTCATGGAGCATACTGGCATAACCGCTTTGGTACCCCAGTCAGCCACGGCTGTGTCAATTTGCCAGTCGCTCAAGCTCGCAAGTTGTACAGCTTCGCCTCACATGGCACAAAGGTGGTTGTACGTCGGTAA
- a CDS encoding Hsp70 family protein encodes MAIAIDFGTSNTVIARWNPALQQPETLSLPGLSVIAGQNPPLIPSLLYVEDAALSTVVVGQAVRDRGLDLTSDARFFRSFKRGIGADIQGFLPELDGQFVTFEQVGQWFLNQLIEKLHAVTPDVGQSLVLTVPVDSFEAYRKWLGQVCQSLPVEQVRMLDEPTAAALGYGMKDGGVVLVVDFGGGTLDLSLVRLDMTETQKPLGFILKWGKKQLAEKSGQKAKTARVLAKAGQNLGGSDLDNWVVDYFAKTQGLNPTPLTTRLAERLKIQLSVETEAHEVYFNDETFESYELELNRDRFEAILTEHQFFDRLDESMTQVLQQARRQGIEVSDIDAVLLVGGTVQIPAVQTWVQQYFDSSKIRCDRPFEAIAQGALQLSQGVELQDFLYHSYGIRYWDRRNNRHNWHQLINSGQAYPMSQPVELVLGASVENQPSIELIIGELGAETGGTEVYFDGDRLITRRLGSDQTSVQPLNDRQGARTIANLTPPGYPGSDRIKLLFRVDRERFLRITVEDLLTNQTLLDNQPVVELS; translated from the coding sequence ATGGCGATCGCAATTGATTTTGGAACTAGCAATACAGTTATCGCTCGCTGGAATCCAGCCCTCCAGCAACCAGAAACCTTGAGCCTACCTGGGTTATCGGTCATCGCTGGGCAGAATCCCCCCTTGATTCCCAGTTTGCTCTATGTTGAGGATGCCGCACTCTCGACGGTAGTTGTGGGGCAAGCTGTACGCGATCGCGGTCTCGATCTCACTAGCGATGCCCGCTTTTTCCGCAGCTTTAAACGAGGAATTGGGGCTGATATTCAAGGATTCCTCCCAGAATTAGATGGGCAGTTCGTTACTTTTGAGCAAGTCGGACAATGGTTCCTCAACCAGCTGATTGAGAAACTCCATGCCGTGACCCCCGATGTCGGGCAGTCTCTGGTATTAACGGTGCCAGTAGACAGTTTTGAAGCTTACCGGAAGTGGCTGGGGCAGGTATGCCAATCTCTTCCGGTAGAACAAGTGCGGATGTTGGATGAACCTACAGCCGCTGCCTTGGGCTATGGAATGAAAGATGGGGGCGTGGTACTGGTGGTAGATTTTGGCGGCGGGACGCTGGATCTTTCCCTGGTGCGGCTGGATATGACAGAAACTCAGAAGCCGCTGGGTTTTATTCTCAAATGGGGAAAAAAACAGCTAGCTGAAAAGTCAGGACAGAAGGCAAAAACTGCGCGGGTATTAGCGAAAGCTGGACAAAATTTAGGCGGTTCGGATCTAGATAACTGGGTTGTTGATTATTTTGCCAAAACTCAGGGATTGAATCCGACACCTTTGACGACACGGCTGGCAGAACGGTTAAAGATTCAGTTATCTGTGGAAACCGAGGCGCATGAGGTTTATTTCAATGATGAAACTTTTGAGAGTTACGAACTAGAACTGAATCGCGATCGCTTTGAAGCCATCCTCACAGAACACCAATTTTTTGATCGCTTAGATGAGTCGATGACTCAAGTGTTGCAGCAAGCGCGTCGGCAAGGCATCGAAGTGTCAGATATTGATGCTGTCTTATTAGTGGGCGGGACTGTACAAATCCCCGCTGTACAGACATGGGTGCAGCAATACTTTGACTCCAGCAAAATTCGTTGCGATCGCCCTTTTGAAGCGATCGCCCAAGGTGCCCTGCAACTGAGTCAAGGCGTCGAACTGCAAGATTTTCTCTACCACAGCTATGGCATCCGCTACTGGGATCGCCGGAATAACCGCCACAACTGGCATCAACTGATTAACTCAGGTCAAGCTTACCCGATGAGCCAACCTGTGGAATTAGTTCTGGGTGCTTCGGTGGAAAACCAACCCAGCATCGAATTAATTATCGGAGAGTTAGGCGCTGAAACGGGTGGCACAGAAGTGTATTTCGATGGTGATCGCTTAATCACCCGTCGTTTGGGCAGCGACCAGACATCGGTACAACCCCTCAACGACCGCCAGGGTGCCCGTACCATTGCCAATTTGACACCACCGGGATATCCAGGAAGCGATCGCATTAAACTTCTGTTTCGCGTCGATCGAGAGCGCTTCCTGCGAATCACTGTTGAAGACCTGCTGACCAATCAAACTTTATTAGACAATCAGCCTGTCGTTGAGCTGAGCTAG
- the glsA gene encoding glutaminase A, with amino-acid sequence MASAILQDFINDLHLKYKSIHEGVLANYIPELAKANPDWFGISIVTVDGQLYEIGDWEQLFTLQSISKAFVYGMALEDHGRDYVVKRVGVEPTGDAFNSIIKLDESSKRPYNPMVNAGAIATTSLIKGVGPTERLNRMLDMFQRYVGHNLFIDMSVFMSERTTGHRNRAMAHLMLNFGMIDAKIDEALDLYFQQCSLMVNCRDLAVMAATLANNGMNPITQERAVDSRYIRDILTVMYTCGMYDFAGEWAYKVGLPAKSGVSGGLIVVVPQQMGIAIFSPPLDSHGSSVRGIKVSEELSEQFGLHLFDLQTDRSRLLDTLCNKLAT; translated from the coding sequence ATGGCAAGTGCCATCCTACAAGACTTTATCAACGACTTGCATCTCAAGTACAAGTCAATTCATGAAGGTGTATTGGCAAACTATATCCCGGAACTCGCCAAGGCAAACCCGGATTGGTTTGGGATATCCATTGTCACTGTGGATGGTCAACTTTATGAAATCGGCGATTGGGAACAGTTGTTTACGCTTCAGTCAATTTCCAAGGCATTTGTATACGGAATGGCGCTAGAGGATCATGGGCGCGATTATGTTGTGAAGAGGGTGGGAGTGGAACCCACCGGCGATGCTTTCAACTCAATTATTAAGCTGGATGAATCCTCAAAGCGACCGTATAACCCAATGGTAAATGCGGGAGCGATCGCTACCACCAGTTTAATTAAAGGAGTGGGGCCAACTGAGCGGTTAAACCGGATGCTGGATATGTTTCAGCGTTACGTTGGACACAACCTATTTATTGATATGTCCGTGTTCATGTCAGAGCGAACGACCGGACATCGCAACCGAGCAATGGCGCATCTGATGCTCAATTTTGGCATGATCGACGCGAAAATTGATGAGGCACTGGATTTGTACTTCCAGCAGTGTTCTTTGATGGTAAATTGCCGTGATTTGGCAGTAATGGCAGCGACTCTCGCGAACAACGGCATGAACCCCATCACTCAAGAGCGTGCGGTTGATTCCCGTTATATCAGAGATATCTTGACTGTCATGTACACTTGCGGGATGTATGACTTTGCGGGAGAGTGGGCGTATAAAGTGGGTCTTCCCGCTAAAAGTGGCGTATCGGGCGGACTAATTGTGGTGGTGCCACAGCAAATGGGTATTGCGATTTTTTCACCCCCGCTAGACTCGCATGGCAGCAGCGTCAGGGGGATTAAGGTGTCTGAGGAACTGTCAGAGCAGTTCGGGTTACATTTATTCGACTTGCAGACAGATAGATCCCGATTACTAGATACTTTGTGCAACAAGCTAGCAACTTAA
- a CDS encoding PHP domain-containing protein produces MLELHCHTTYSDGTLTPSELVNAAMSAGVRALAITDHDTMNGWDEAFAAAEQHNLEIVPGLELSTVHNNCSLHILGFYPDAQKLREPLGDRLEGRKRRSQQMVAKLAELGYPIQLPELGEGMAPGRPHIASALVKAGYFQSSREAFDRLLGDDKPAYVHYEKFSIVEGIAMLRSCGAVPVWAHPYLFRGGDVKEVLKELVAAGLMGVEVYHPNHSAKEIQNLKKLCAEYGLLMTGGSDYHGPSPDPKTPDRSTLNMLQVPLDLLEPIKQAAASLR; encoded by the coding sequence ATGCTAGAACTACACTGCCACACCACATACTCAGACGGCACCCTTACACCAAGCGAACTCGTTAACGCGGCGATGAGTGCCGGAGTCCGCGCCCTTGCCATTACCGATCACGATACGATGAACGGCTGGGATGAGGCGTTTGCTGCTGCCGAACAGCATAACCTGGAAATTGTCCCTGGACTGGAACTCAGCACCGTTCACAACAATTGTTCCTTACATATTTTGGGCTTTTACCCGGATGCACAGAAGCTGCGAGAACCTTTAGGCGATCGCCTAGAAGGACGGAAACGGCGATCGCAACAAATGGTCGCCAAACTGGCAGAATTAGGCTACCCGATTCAGTTACCTGAATTAGGTGAAGGCATGGCACCAGGGCGTCCTCATATTGCCAGTGCCCTTGTGAAAGCTGGTTATTTTCAGTCATCGCGGGAAGCTTTCGATCGCCTGCTGGGGGATGATAAACCCGCTTATGTGCATTACGAGAAATTCTCGATTGTTGAAGGGATTGCCATGTTACGTTCTTGCGGTGCCGTGCCTGTGTGGGCGCATCCCTACCTGTTTCGAGGGGGTGATGTGAAGGAAGTGCTGAAAGAATTGGTTGCTGCTGGGTTAATGGGCGTTGAGGTTTATCATCCTAACCACAGCGCCAAAGAAATCCAAAATCTCAAAAAGTTGTGCGCTGAATATGGCTTACTGATGACAGGCGGCAGCGATTATCATGGACCCAGTCCCGATCCGAAAACTCCAGATCGCAGTACGCTGAATATGCTTCAGGTACCTTTAGATTTGCTTGAACCCATCAAACAGGCAGCGGCAAGTTTACGTTAA
- a CDS encoding cobalt-precorrin-6A reductase: MNPSSFEQRLWLIGGTQESAELAKAIAHFHLPCIVTVTTEAARRLYPSILSLQIWVGYLDAAQLERFLKEQGIVAILDASHPYAAEISKLAIATAQKQQIPYLRYERPVIDASLQKQLVIELDSFDTLLSGDYLQGQRVLLTIGYRSLSRFRPWQEKSTLFARILPSVTALEAALQSGFTPDKLIAIRPPISTELETALWRQWDISLVVTKASGTAGGEEIKRRVSAELGIPLVVITRPEVAYPQQTSDLKTALEFCQDIFRLSLVRHNLTERESSDN; encoded by the coding sequence ATGAATCCTTCATCCTTTGAGCAACGCCTGTGGCTGATTGGGGGCACTCAGGAGAGTGCTGAGTTAGCAAAGGCGATCGCTCACTTCCATCTACCCTGCATTGTTACTGTCACCACAGAAGCCGCTAGAAGGCTGTATCCATCGATACTCTCCTTACAAATTTGGGTAGGTTATCTGGATGCAGCGCAGTTGGAGCGGTTTTTAAAAGAGCAAGGAATCGTGGCGATTTTAGATGCGTCTCATCCCTATGCGGCGGAGATTTCCAAGCTAGCGATCGCAACTGCCCAAAAGCAACAGATTCCCTATCTCCGCTACGAGCGTCCGGTTATTGATGCAAGCTTACAGAAGCAGCTGGTAATAGAGCTAGATAGTTTCGACACGCTTTTATCTGGAGACTACCTACAAGGGCAACGGGTGCTACTGACAATTGGTTATCGAAGCTTGTCCCGGTTCCGTCCTTGGCAAGAAAAGTCTACTTTGTTTGCCCGAATTCTTCCTTCCGTAACAGCGCTGGAAGCAGCTTTACAATCAGGGTTTACACCCGATAAACTGATTGCGATTCGCCCCCCCATCTCTACTGAATTGGAAACGGCTCTTTGGCGTCAGTGGGACATTTCCCTGGTGGTGACGAAAGCATCGGGAACTGCTGGGGGAGAGGAGATCAAGCGCAGAGTTTCCGCAGAGTTGGGCATTCCTTTAGTGGTAATTACTCGTCCAGAAGTTGCGTATCCGCAGCAAACCAGCGACTTGAAAACAGCGCTAGAGTTTTGCCAAGACATCTTTCGACTGAGTTTAGTCCGCCACAATCTTACCGAGCGTGAATCAAGCGACAATTAA
- a CDS encoding mannose-1-phosphate guanyltransferase, which produces MRAVLMAGGSGTRLRPLTCDLPKPMVPILNRPIAEHIINLLKRHQITEVIATLHYLPDVMRDYFQDGSDFGVQITYAIEEDQPLGTAGCVKNIAELLDETFLVISGDSVTDFDLTQAIEFHKKQKSKATLILTQVPNPIEFGVVITDEKQRIRRFLEKPSSSEIFSDTVNTGTYILEPEVLQYLPSNQESDFSKDLFPLLLERDEPMYGYVAQGYWCDVGHLDAYRESQYDGLHEKVKLDFAYEQVSPGLWIGQNTHIDPSAKIEAPALIGNNCRIGARVHIEPGTSIGDNVTIGADANLKRPIVWNGAIIGEEAHLRACVIGRGTRVDRRSHVLEGAVVGSLSTVGEEAQVSPQVRVWPSKQIESGATLNINLIWGHTAHRNLFGQRGVSGLANIDITPEFAVKLGAAYGSTLKPGSQITISRDQRNISRMVSRALIAGLMSVGIHVQNLEATAIPISRTVIPTYSVAGGIHVRVHPDRPDHILIEFFDRQGINISKAQEKKIEGAYFKEDLRRVQIQETGNVAYPSQVLDVYSTAFENHLNTGAIRNSGSKVVIDYVYAVSGAILPQLLAKFGCDAVVLNASLNQTGLAAAEREALLNQLGHVVEALKANFGVQVSANGEQLILVDESGTPIRGEMLTALMVNMILTAHPRGTVVVPVHSSSAVEQIARRHDAKVIRTKANPTALMEASQTNPNVVLGGSGEMGFIFPQLHPGFDAMFCIAKMMEMLTMQERNLAAIRADLPRVYHKSYTVRCPWTAKGALMRHLVETHPAEHLELVDGVKICNYQDDSWVLVLPDAGEPQVHIFANSNDRDWVDETLREYRGRVQSFVDQEEGVEEVKLQLV; this is translated from the coding sequence ATGCGAGCAGTGCTGATGGCTGGCGGTTCAGGAACGCGGCTGAGGCCGCTGACGTGCGATCTTCCCAAACCGATGGTGCCCATTCTGAATCGACCGATTGCAGAACACATCATTAATCTGCTCAAGCGGCATCAAATTACGGAGGTTATCGCCACTCTGCATTATCTCCCTGATGTCATGCGAGACTACTTCCAGGACGGCAGCGACTTTGGAGTGCAGATCACCTATGCGATTGAAGAAGACCAGCCTTTAGGTACGGCTGGTTGTGTCAAAAACATTGCTGAGTTACTAGATGAAACCTTTCTAGTCATTAGCGGCGACAGCGTTACTGATTTTGATTTAACACAGGCAATCGAATTTCACAAAAAACAGAAGTCAAAAGCGACCCTGATTTTAACCCAGGTTCCAAATCCAATTGAATTTGGTGTAGTAATTACAGATGAAAAACAGAGAATTCGTCGGTTTTTAGAAAAGCCTTCTTCTAGCGAAATTTTCTCGGATACTGTCAACACCGGCACCTACATTCTGGAACCAGAAGTCCTGCAATATCTCCCCAGTAATCAAGAATCTGACTTCTCGAAAGACTTATTCCCATTGCTACTAGAAAGAGACGAGCCGATGTACGGCTACGTTGCCCAAGGGTATTGGTGTGATGTAGGTCATTTAGATGCTTATCGAGAGTCTCAATATGATGGCTTACATGAAAAAGTTAAATTAGACTTTGCTTACGAGCAAGTGTCTCCAGGATTGTGGATAGGTCAGAATACTCATATCGACCCATCAGCCAAAATTGAAGCGCCTGCACTGATCGGGAATAACTGCCGGATTGGGGCACGAGTGCATATCGAACCAGGAACCTCAATTGGCGACAACGTGACGATTGGAGCTGACGCAAACTTGAAGCGTCCGATTGTCTGGAATGGAGCGATTATTGGCGAGGAAGCGCATCTGCGGGCTTGCGTGATTGGTCGCGGCACCAGAGTCGATAGGCGATCGCACGTTTTGGAAGGAGCCGTAGTGGGTTCGCTCTCTACCGTTGGGGAAGAAGCGCAAGTTTCGCCCCAGGTGCGTGTTTGGCCGAGCAAACAAATTGAATCAGGCGCGACATTAAACATTAACTTGATTTGGGGTCACACCGCTCATCGCAATTTGTTTGGGCAACGAGGTGTGAGTGGGTTAGCAAATATCGACATCACTCCAGAATTTGCCGTCAAACTGGGTGCAGCTTACGGTTCCACATTAAAGCCCGGTTCCCAGATCACCATTTCCCGCGACCAGCGGAATATTTCCCGCATGGTCAGTCGCGCTTTGATTGCTGGTTTGATGTCGGTGGGCATCCACGTCCAAAACCTAGAAGCAACTGCAATCCCCATTTCCCGCACGGTTATTCCCACTTACTCGGTAGCAGGGGGTATCCACGTGCGGGTACATCCAGATCGACCCGACCACATTTTGATCGAATTTTTTGATCGGCAGGGCATCAATATCTCGAAAGCCCAAGAGAAAAAAATTGAGGGGGCTTATTTTAAGGAAGACTTACGGCGAGTCCAGATTCAAGAAACTGGAAATGTCGCCTACCCCAGCCAGGTGCTAGATGTTTACAGCACGGCATTTGAGAACCATCTCAATACGGGGGCAATTCGTAACTCAGGCTCAAAGGTAGTCATTGACTACGTTTATGCAGTTTCAGGAGCCATTCTGCCGCAACTGTTGGCAAAATTTGGCTGCGATGCTGTGGTACTGAATGCCAGCTTGAATCAAACGGGACTGGCTGCGGCAGAACGAGAAGCGTTGCTCAATCAGCTGGGTCATGTGGTAGAAGCGTTAAAAGCTAATTTTGGCGTCCAGGTATCCGCAAATGGAGAACAGTTAATTTTGGTGGATGAATCGGGTACGCCGATTCGCGGTGAAATGTTGACGGCGCTGATGGTTAACATGATTCTGACCGCTCATCCTAGAGGAACGGTAGTGGTGCCGGTGCATAGCAGCAGTGCGGTAGAACAGATTGCCCGTCGCCACGATGCTAAGGTGATTCGCACGAAGGCAAATCCCACGGCGTTGATGGAGGCGTCTCAAACGAATCCGAACGTGGTATTGGGAGGCAGTGGGGAAATGGGCTTTATTTTTCCACAGCTGCATCCGGGGTTTGATGCCATGTTCTGCATTGCCAAGATGATGGAGATGCTGACGATGCAAGAGCGAAATCTAGCGGCAATCCGCGCCGATCTCCCCCGCGTTTACCACAAGAGCTACACGGTGCGCTGCCCCTGGACGGCAAAAGGGGCCTTGATGCGCCATTTAGTAGAAACCCACCCAGCCGAACATCTGGAATTAGTGGATGGAGTGAAGATTTGCAACTACCAGGATGATAGCTGGGTACTAGTGTTGCCCGATGCGGGTGAGCCACAGGTGCATATCTTCGCAAATAGTAATGACCGGGATTGGGTTGATGAAACCTTACGAGAGTATCGCGGTCGGGTTCAATCGTTTGTTGACCAAGAGGAAGGTGTGGAGGAAGTTAAATTGCAATTGGTGTAG
- a CDS encoding single-stranded DNA-binding protein has translation MNSCILMAEIIREPQLRYTPDTQTAVTEMMVQFPGLRAEDPPATVKVVGWGNLAQEIQGSFKKGDRVVLEGRLTMNTTEREERGERFKEKRAELTVSRIHKVAIDTDFDTSAVESTPPSNVVPMGSRRPSSAPADDSDGGMSGDFSTEEAPPSRVPSRTGSRSTPPPQGDIDDIPF, from the coding sequence ATGAACAGCTGCATTTTAATGGCGGAGATTATTCGGGAACCCCAACTTCGTTACACGCCGGATACCCAAACGGCGGTTACGGAGATGATGGTACAGTTTCCTGGACTGCGGGCCGAAGACCCCCCGGCAACGGTGAAGGTCGTCGGCTGGGGCAATTTAGCGCAAGAAATTCAGGGAAGTTTCAAGAAGGGCGATCGCGTTGTCCTTGAAGGTCGCCTGACGATGAACACCACTGAACGAGAAGAGCGGGGAGAGCGTTTTAAAGAAAAACGCGCCGAGTTAACGGTTTCCCGGATTCACAAAGTGGCAATCGATACAGATTTTGACACTTCGGCAGTTGAATCGACTCCTCCTAGCAATGTCGTTCCAATGGGTTCTCGTCGCCCGTCATCTGCACCTGCTGATGACAGCGATGGGGGAATGTCTGGCGACTTTTCAACAGAGGAAGCACCGCCCAGCCGCGTCCCCTCCCGAACGGGCAGCCGTTCTACCCCACCGCCTCAAGGAGATATCGACGACATTCCCTTTTAG
- a CDS encoding cupin domain-containing protein — MLIQKLNDCEEFIAGDATHLRELLHPDKQPVELRYSLAHAILPVGQTSTPHSLTTSEVYYILSGAGEMHIDDETQLVEPGDMVYIPPNAKQFIHSCGTEPLVFICIVDPAWRKEDETVYED; from the coding sequence ATGCTAATTCAAAAGCTCAATGACTGCGAGGAATTTATTGCTGGTGATGCCACTCACTTGAGAGAGTTATTGCATCCAGATAAACAGCCGGTAGAATTGCGTTACAGCTTGGCTCACGCGATTCTGCCGGTGGGACAAACTTCGACACCGCATTCGCTAACAACTTCCGAGGTTTACTACATCCTTAGCGGTGCTGGTGAGATGCACATTGATGATGAAACCCAGTTGGTAGAACCTGGGGATATGGTGTATATTCCGCCGAATGCCAAGCAATTTATTCACAGTTGCGGAACTGAACCGTTGGTGTTTATCTGTATTGTCGATCCGGCGTGGCGTAAGGAAGACGAAACGGTTTACGAAGACTAA
- a CDS encoding ParA family protein — translation MGYVIATVNMKGGVGKTTLSVNLATCLAKHHGKRVLVVDLDTQISATLSLMSPQDFGKSRKEKRTLRQLVYKAVKPDSPSNLSIQDIIQPYVCTVKGLDLLPGDIDLYDEFLVSEMLHERALRDGNSNFIQVWNEFEKQLVRGILQPVIKDYDFIILDCAPGYNLLTRSGIVASNFYLLPARPEPLSVVGIQLLERRINKLKESHNLDGLLNLRLMGIVFIMSGNILTGRYYQQVMQRVTEDFTPAQIFKTRIPMDVNVSKAVDSFTPVSLNNPNSSGSKAFFKLTQEFLQKLQVSGGVYQAPEAKVNLANLD, via the coding sequence AAGCGGGTTCTAGTCGTCGATTTAGACACGCAGATCAGTGCTACGCTCAGCCTGATGTCCCCACAGGACTTTGGAAAGAGCCGGAAAGAAAAACGCACGTTGAGACAACTGGTTTATAAAGCAGTTAAACCCGATAGTCCAAGCAATCTTTCAATTCAAGATATTATTCAGCCTTACGTTTGCACGGTTAAAGGGCTGGATTTATTACCGGGGGATATAGACCTCTACGATGAATTTTTAGTGTCTGAGATGCTCCATGAAAGAGCGCTAAGGGATGGCAATAGTAATTTCATTCAAGTTTGGAATGAGTTTGAAAAGCAATTAGTCAGAGGGATTTTACAGCCGGTAATTAAAGATTACGACTTCATTATTCTGGACTGCGCTCCTGGCTACAATCTTTTAACTCGTAGCGGGATTGTTGCTAGTAATTTCTACTTGCTACCAGCTAGACCAGAACCTTTATCTGTTGTAGGAATTCAACTGCTAGAAAGACGGATTAATAAGCTCAAAGAAAGCCATAATTTGGATGGCTTACTCAATCTCCGACTGATGGGAATTGTCTTTATTATGTCAGGGAATATACTCACCGGAAGATATTACCAGCAAGTAATGCAGCGAGTCACTGAAGATTTTACCCCGGCTCAAATTTTCAAAACCCGCATTCCAATGGATGTGAATGTCTCTAAGGCGGTTGATAGTTTTACCCCGGTGAGTCTCAACAACCCCAATTCATCTGGCTCTAAAGCATTTTTTAAGTTAACCCAAGAATTTTTGCAGAAGTTACAGGTTTCTGGTGGGGTGTATCAGGCTCCAGAAGCCAAGGTGAACTTAGCCAACCTCGATTAA